A single genomic interval of Nonomuraea rubra harbors:
- a CDS encoding urease subunit alpha — translation MHKGHQPLTRLDYADRFGPTAGDRIRLADTNLRIEVTEDWCGGPGHSGSEVVFGGGKVVRESMGQACAPRDSRRFGAPQPPDTVITGAVILDHWGVVKADVAIRDGRIVALGKAYNNETMNRLHDRHPTATDFVIGPETEVISGNGKILTAGAVDTHVHFICPEQIHEALVSGVTTLIGGGTGPAEGSTATTVTPGSWHLARLFKALDGFPVNIGLLGKGNTMSYESLYNQVKAGALGLKIHEDWGATPAVLRRSLEVCKTTGVQLALHADTLNEAGTVEDTIKAIGGHPIHVFHVEGAGGGHAPDMLTMAGLPNVLPASTNPTRPFTVNTVPEHMDMVMVAHHLNPLVEEDRAFAESRIRPATMAAEDLLHDLGAISIMSSDSLAMGRIGEMIMRTWQTAHVMRDRFGPLEGDTGGPGGADNRRARRYIAKYTINPALAHGIEHEVGSVAVGRLADLVLWEPAFFGVKPYRVIKGGQIAYAQVGDANASIVTPQPVLPRPVWGATGRAPGANSVNFVTAEAINAGLAGRVEVSKPFAAIRDTRKVFKADMRENNACPLIEVDGRACEVKIDGRPVGSSEYATELPMAQRYFLF, via the coding sequence ATGCACAAGGGCCATCAGCCGCTGACCCGCCTCGACTACGCCGACCGGTTCGGCCCCACGGCCGGCGACCGCATCCGGCTGGCCGACACCAACCTGCGGATCGAGGTCACCGAGGACTGGTGCGGCGGCCCCGGCCACAGCGGCAGCGAGGTCGTCTTCGGCGGCGGCAAGGTCGTCCGGGAGTCGATGGGCCAGGCCTGCGCGCCGCGCGACTCCAGGAGGTTCGGCGCCCCGCAGCCGCCCGACACGGTCATCACCGGCGCGGTCATCCTGGACCACTGGGGCGTGGTCAAGGCCGACGTCGCCATCCGCGACGGCCGGATCGTCGCCCTGGGCAAGGCCTACAACAACGAGACCATGAACCGGCTGCACGACCGGCATCCGACGGCCACCGACTTCGTGATCGGCCCGGAGACCGAGGTCATCTCCGGCAACGGCAAGATCCTCACCGCCGGCGCCGTCGACACCCACGTGCACTTCATCTGCCCCGAGCAGATCCACGAGGCACTCGTCTCCGGCGTCACCACCCTGATCGGCGGCGGCACCGGCCCCGCCGAGGGCAGCACCGCCACCACCGTCACGCCCGGCTCCTGGCACCTGGCCCGGCTGTTCAAGGCGCTGGACGGCTTCCCGGTCAACATCGGGCTGCTCGGCAAGGGCAACACCATGTCGTACGAGTCGCTCTACAACCAGGTCAAGGCCGGTGCGCTCGGCCTGAAGATCCACGAGGACTGGGGAGCCACCCCCGCCGTCCTGCGCCGCAGTCTGGAGGTGTGCAAAACGACCGGGGTGCAGCTGGCCCTGCACGCCGACACCCTGAACGAGGCGGGCACGGTCGAGGACACCATCAAAGCCATCGGTGGCCACCCGATCCACGTCTTCCACGTCGAGGGCGCCGGCGGCGGCCATGCTCCGGACATGCTCACCATGGCGGGCCTGCCGAACGTGCTGCCCGCCTCCACCAACCCCACCCGGCCCTTCACCGTCAACACGGTCCCCGAGCACATGGACATGGTGATGGTCGCCCATCACCTGAACCCGCTGGTGGAGGAGGATCGGGCGTTCGCCGAGTCGCGGATCCGGCCCGCCACGATGGCCGCCGAGGACCTGCTGCACGACCTCGGCGCCATTTCGATCATGTCGTCGGACTCCCTGGCGATGGGCCGCATCGGTGAAATGATCATGCGGACGTGGCAGACCGCGCACGTGATGAGGGACCGGTTCGGTCCCCTGGAGGGCGACACCGGCGGGCCCGGCGGGGCCGACAACCGGCGCGCCCGCCGTTACATCGCGAAATACACCATCAACCCGGCCCTCGCGCACGGCATCGAGCACGAGGTCGGCTCGGTCGCGGTGGGCAGGCTCGCCGATCTGGTGCTGTGGGAGCCGGCGTTCTTCGGAGTCAAGCCGTATCGGGTGATCAAGGGGGGCCAGATCGCCTACGCGCAGGTCGGCGACGCCAACGCCTCCATCGTCACCCCGCAGCCGGTGCTGCCCCGCCCCGTGTGGGGCGCGACCGGCCGGGCACCCGGCGCCAACTCGGTCAACTTCGTCACAGCAGAGGCCATCAACGCCGGCCTGGCCGGCCGGGTCGAGGTGAGCAAGCCGTTCGCGGCCATCCGCGACACCCGCAAGGTGTTCAAGGCCGACATGCGGGAGAACAACGCCTGCCCGCTCATCGAGGTCGACGGCCGCGCCTGCGAGGTGAAGATCGACGGCCGGCCTGTCGGCAGCAGCGAGTACGCCACCGAACTGCCGATGGCGCAGCGCTACTTCCTGTTCTGA
- a CDS encoding urease accessory protein UreF: protein MNRAALLVLADGRFPAGGHAHSGGAEAAVIAGRVRDVASLREFCRGRLHTSGLVAAGLAAATAAGHDPLLLDEAADARTPAPALRHVARRLGRQLLRAVRAAWPSAELDALAAARPHGAHQSVVLGLAARSAGLSPLDAAYAAAYESVSGPATATVRLLSLDPFDATAVLARLAAGIDHVATRADQAARRVPAEGVGALPAASAPLLDITAEQHAARPVRLFAS from the coding sequence ATGAATCGCGCCGCCCTGCTCGTCCTGGCCGACGGCCGCTTCCCCGCCGGCGGGCACGCCCACTCCGGCGGCGCCGAAGCGGCTGTCATCGCCGGGCGGGTGCGTGACGTGGCGAGCCTGCGGGAGTTCTGCCGCGGCCGGCTGCACACCAGCGGCCTGGTCGCGGCGGGCCTGGCCGCCGCGACCGCCGCCGGCCATGACCCGCTCCTGCTCGATGAGGCCGCCGACGCCCGCACCCCCGCACCCGCCCTGCGCCACGTCGCGCGCCGGCTCGGCCGCCAGCTGCTGCGGGCCGTGCGTGCCGCCTGGCCTTCGGCCGAGCTCGACGCGCTCGCGGCGGCCCGGCCGCACGGCGCTCACCAGAGCGTCGTGCTCGGCCTGGCCGCCCGCTCCGCAGGACTGAGCCCGCTGGACGCCGCGTACGCGGCCGCGTATGAGAGCGTCAGCGGCCCGGCCACCGCCACCGTCCGCCTGCTGAGCCTCGACCCCTTCGACGCCACCGCCGTCCTGGCGCGCCTGGCTGCCGGCATCGACCACGTCGCGACGCGGGCCGACCAAGCCGCGCGGCGCGTGCCCGCCGAGGGCGTCGGCGCGTTGCCCGCCGCCTCGGCGCCGCTGCTCGACATCACCGCCGAACAACACGCCGCTCGCCCGGTGCGCCTGTTCGCCTCCTGA
- the ureG gene encoding urease accessory protein UreG, with product MHLHLHHDHASPEGHALGPAGSATQRPGGRRRALRIGLGGPVGTGKTATVAALCRTLREELSIAVVTNDIYTREDAEFLLREAVLPAERIRAVETGACPHTAIRDDISANLEAVEDLEEQLGPLDLILIESGGDNLTATFSKGLVDAQIFVIDVAGGDDIPRKGGPGVTASDLLVINKTDLAPYVGVDLEGMARDAKTQRGDLPVAFTALKSEGGVTPVAHWVRRRLADWATGPA from the coding sequence ATGCACCTGCACCTGCACCACGACCATGCCTCCCCCGAGGGCCACGCCCTCGGACCCGCCGGCTCCGCCACGCAGCGTCCCGGCGGCCGCCGCCGCGCCCTGCGCATCGGGCTGGGCGGGCCGGTCGGCACCGGCAAGACCGCCACCGTCGCCGCCCTGTGCCGGACGCTGCGCGAGGAACTGTCCATCGCCGTCGTCACCAACGACATCTACACCCGCGAGGACGCCGAGTTCCTGCTGCGCGAGGCCGTCCTGCCCGCCGAGCGCATCCGGGCGGTCGAGACCGGGGCCTGCCCGCACACCGCCATCCGCGACGACATCTCCGCCAACCTCGAAGCCGTCGAGGACCTGGAGGAACAGCTCGGCCCGCTGGATCTGATCCTCATCGAGTCCGGCGGCGACAACCTCACCGCGACCTTCTCCAAGGGCCTGGTCGACGCGCAGATCTTCGTCATCGACGTCGCCGGCGGCGACGACATCCCGCGCAAGGGCGGCCCCGGCGTCACCGCTTCCGACCTGCTCGTCATCAACAAGACCGACCTCGCCCCGTACGTCGGGGTGGACCTGGAGGGCATGGCCCGCGACGCGAAAACCCAGCGCGGCGACCTGCCCGTCGCCTTCACCGCCCTGAAGAGCGAGGGCGGCGTCACACCCGTCGCGCACTGGGTCCGCCGGCGCCTGGCCGACTGGGCCACCGGCCCCGCATGA
- a CDS encoding VOC family protein gives MTASVRQVQVAFDCASPERVARFWCEVLGYVAPPPPEGFASWDDFNQSLPPERRDAWFACSDPSGVGPRLYFQRVPEGKTVKNRLHLDVRVGTGLVGEERLAALEAECARLIPLGAVRVRLLPADEENESVLVMQDVEGNEFCLG, from the coding sequence ATGACGGCATCAGTAAGACAGGTTCAAGTCGCCTTCGACTGCGCATCACCTGAGCGCGTCGCTCGTTTCTGGTGTGAGGTGCTGGGATACGTCGCACCACCGCCACCGGAGGGGTTCGCCAGTTGGGACGACTTCAATCAGTCGCTGCCGCCGGAACGGCGCGATGCGTGGTTCGCATGCAGTGACCCCTCGGGTGTGGGGCCGCGGCTGTACTTCCAGCGCGTTCCCGAAGGCAAGACCGTCAAGAATCGGCTGCACCTCGACGTGCGGGTCGGTACCGGGCTGGTGGGTGAAGAGCGCCTGGCGGCCCTTGAGGCCGAATGCGCGCGACTGATCCCGCTCGGCGCGGTACGCGTGCGGCTCCTGCCCGCCGATGAGGAGAACGAGTCGGTCCTGGTCATGCAGGACGTCGAGGGCAACGAATTCTGCCTCGGCTGA
- a CDS encoding MarR family winged helix-turn-helix transcriptional regulator — MATTTRTTDRGTAYFPRLAAERLDIALCRASAAVARAADAHAAGEGLGVGQHLVLQMLDAVGPCSQQTLSEELRIDRSVMVGICDDLERAGHVRRERNPRDRRSYAVTITDSGRRRYAQAQALIPAFLEDTFQALTPAERGQLSALLTKLLQPAPAALTDAGGPSAEGGPRPPLRAHGESGDRSLRSSPDDRMARSTS, encoded by the coding sequence ATGGCGACCACGACCAGAACGACGGACCGCGGGACGGCGTACTTTCCCCGGCTCGCCGCCGAGCGGCTCGACATCGCGCTGTGCCGCGCGTCGGCCGCCGTTGCCCGCGCCGCCGACGCGCATGCCGCCGGGGAAGGGCTCGGAGTCGGGCAACACCTCGTGCTCCAGATGCTCGACGCCGTCGGCCCCTGCTCCCAGCAGACGCTCAGCGAGGAACTGCGGATCGACCGCAGCGTGATGGTCGGCATCTGCGACGACCTGGAACGAGCGGGCCACGTCCGCAGGGAACGCAACCCCCGCGACCGGCGCTCCTACGCCGTCACCATCACCGACTCAGGCCGCCGGCGGTACGCCCAGGCCCAAGCCTTGATCCCGGCCTTCCTCGAGGACACCTTCCAGGCCCTCACCCCCGCCGAACGCGGCCAGTTGAGCGCACTCCTCACCAAACTCCTGCAGCCGGCGCCAGCGGCCCTCACTGATGCCGGTGGCCCTTCCGCGGAAGGGGGCCCGCGGCCCCCACTCCGTGCGCACGGCGAGAGCGGCGATCGGTCGCTGCGATCGTCCCCCGACGACCGCATGGCCCGTTCAACGTCGTGA
- a CDS encoding urease subunit gamma produces the protein MRLTPHEQERLMIYVAAEVARKRKDRRTKLNHPEAVALITAYVLEEARDGNKTVAQLMNPVDPSVLDRDDLMPGVAEMLSGIQIEATFPDGTKMVSIRHPLPPETPQPTSSVVHPGKIEHPADAGRIVHNKGLPVTIVTVTNDDDRPIQVGSHYHFFEANPGLKFERADAYGKRLNIPAGNSVRFEPNMPVQVELVPIEGDRVVEGLRGEVGGKL, from the coding sequence GTGCGCCTGACTCCGCATGAACAGGAACGTCTGATGATCTATGTGGCCGCGGAGGTGGCCCGCAAGCGCAAAGATCGCAGGACGAAGCTCAACCATCCGGAGGCGGTCGCGCTGATCACCGCCTACGTGCTTGAAGAGGCTCGGGACGGCAACAAGACCGTCGCCCAGCTCATGAACCCCGTGGACCCGTCGGTGCTCGATCGCGACGACCTGATGCCGGGTGTGGCGGAGATGCTCTCCGGCATCCAGATCGAGGCCACCTTCCCCGACGGCACCAAGATGGTCAGCATCCGCCACCCCCTGCCCCCGGAAACCCCGCAGCCGACATCGTCCGTGGTTCATCCCGGAAAGATCGAACACCCCGCCGACGCCGGACGGATCGTCCACAACAAGGGCCTCCCGGTCACGATCGTGACCGTCACCAACGATGACGACCGCCCCATCCAGGTCGGCTCCCACTACCACTTCTTCGAGGCCAACCCCGGCCTGAAGTTCGAGCGTGCCGACGCCTACGGCAAGCGCCTGAACATTCCCGCCGGCAACTCCGTGCGGTTCGAACCCAACATGCCGGTGCAGGTCGAGCTGGTGCCCATCGAGGGCGATCGCGTCGTCGAGGGCCTGCGCGGCGAGGTCGGAGGCAAGCTGTAG
- a CDS encoding urease accessory protein UreD has product MTLPPQTTSARPTGVHATARITATSVGEATAVPVLAGDGPFDVRWNHPCGNQARVCIIGAMSAPLGGDRLRIEATAGRGAHLHITTATATIALRGPTPDHATYDVHLTVAEQASLHWLPEPLISAARSNLRQSCTIDLAPTARLVLREEQVLGRTGEPPGRLSTRLTLRYDGHLLLDQQTSYGPDAPAWDGPAIMAGHRATGQILIVDPAYDQQPPGVRLLGDDPAHGQAVLTPLAGPAVLITALAPDTLRLRHLLDAAHPLV; this is encoded by the coding sequence ATGACGCTCCCGCCGCAGACCACTTCGGCCCGGCCCACCGGCGTACACGCCACCGCCCGCATCACGGCGACCAGCGTGGGAGAGGCCACCGCCGTTCCCGTGCTGGCCGGCGACGGCCCCTTCGACGTGCGCTGGAACCACCCGTGCGGGAACCAGGCACGGGTGTGCATCATCGGCGCCATGAGCGCCCCCCTCGGCGGCGACCGGCTGCGCATAGAGGCCACCGCCGGACGCGGCGCCCACCTGCACATCACCACCGCCACCGCCACCATCGCCCTGCGCGGCCCCACCCCCGACCACGCCACCTACGACGTGCACCTGACCGTGGCCGAGCAGGCCAGCCTGCACTGGCTGCCCGAACCGCTGATCTCCGCCGCGCGCAGCAACCTCCGCCAGAGCTGCACCATCGACCTGGCCCCCACCGCACGCCTGGTCCTGCGCGAAGAACAGGTCCTCGGCCGCACCGGCGAACCACCCGGCCGGCTGAGCACCCGCCTCACCCTCCGCTACGACGGACACCTGCTCCTGGACCAGCAGACCAGCTACGGCCCGGACGCGCCCGCCTGGGACGGACCCGCCATCATGGCCGGCCACCGCGCCACCGGCCAGATCCTCATCGTCGACCCCGCCTACGACCAGCAGCCGCCCGGCGTCCGGCTGCTCGGCGACGACCCGGCCCACGGGCAGGCCGTGCTGACCCCGCTCGCCGGGCC